A region of Sphingobium baderi DNA encodes the following proteins:
- the mutY gene encoding A/G-specific adenine glycosylase codes for MRVESSNRKIAKDLLAHYDVHARRLPWRAPPGSNEAADPYRVWLSEIMLQQTTVAAVAPYFARFTDRWPTVADLAAADDAEVMAAWAGLGYYARARNLLACARAVARDHGGTFPDTEEGLRALPGVGAYTAAAVAAIAFRRRTVVVDANVERVVARLFAIATPLPAARPEIRAAADRITPDARAGDFAQAMMDLGATICTPRNPACGICPLREDCAAFLTADPAAFPVKAAKKARPHRHGHVWWIERADGHVWLVRRPDKGLLGGMRALPSSDWSAAAPAATPPFPARWSALADPVTHVFTHFSLDLMVHVARVNGDCVPPGQGEWWPLGTLEQAGLPTLFRRAADAAIKEMTQNARL; via the coding sequence ATGCGCGTCGAGAGCAGCAACAGGAAAATCGCGAAAGACCTCCTCGCGCATTACGACGTCCACGCCCGCCGCCTGCCATGGCGCGCGCCGCCCGGATCGAACGAAGCCGCCGATCCCTATCGCGTCTGGCTGTCGGAAATCATGCTGCAACAGACGACCGTGGCCGCCGTCGCTCCCTATTTCGCTCGCTTTACCGATCGATGGCCGACCGTTGCCGATCTGGCGGCAGCGGACGATGCGGAGGTGATGGCCGCATGGGCGGGCCTTGGCTATTATGCCCGCGCTCGCAACCTGCTCGCCTGCGCCCGCGCCGTCGCCCGCGATCATGGCGGAACTTTCCCCGATACGGAGGAAGGGCTGCGCGCCCTGCCGGGGGTGGGAGCCTATACCGCCGCCGCCGTCGCCGCCATCGCCTTCCGCCGCCGCACTGTGGTGGTGGACGCCAATGTCGAGCGCGTCGTCGCCCGCCTCTTCGCCATCGCCACGCCGCTCCCTGCCGCCCGGCCCGAAATCCGCGCCGCCGCCGACAGGATCACGCCGGACGCTCGCGCAGGCGATTTCGCACAGGCGATGATGGATCTGGGCGCAACCATCTGCACGCCCCGCAACCCCGCCTGCGGCATTTGCCCCTTGCGGGAGGATTGCGCGGCCTTCCTCACCGCCGATCCCGCCGCCTTCCCGGTCAAGGCCGCGAAAAAGGCCAGACCCCATCGCCATGGCCATGTTTGGTGGATTGAGCGGGCGGACGGCCATGTCTGGCTGGTCCGCCGCCCGGACAAAGGCCTGCTCGGCGGGATGCGCGCCTTGCCGTCCTCGGACTGGAGCGCCGCCGCGCCCGCTGCCACACCGCCGTTTCCCGCCCGCTGGAGCGCCCTTGCCGACCCCGTCACCCATGTCTTTACCCATTTCTCGCTTGACCTCATGGTGCATGTCGCTCGTGTGAACGGGGATTGCGTTCCGCCGGGGCAGGGTGAATGGTGGCCGCTGGGCACGCTGGAGCAGGCTGGCCTTCCCACGCTTTTCCGCCGCGCGGCCGATGCGGCGATCAAGGAGATGACCCAGAATGCACGGCTCTGA
- a CDS encoding DUF721 domain-containing protein has product MTERPAAPKAKNRAEAAAERPRMGGPRQIADLMPDIGRAAFRKFGFVQSSVVTRWAEIVGPHYADISVPESIRFPVGQKAGGTLQLTVMSGHAPMMQHVMPDIIERVNRFFGYNAVAKVAMKQGQVRPAKPERRPPPRNLKPLPMELGDSLRDIGDPELRAVLESLAQGIANTSGLPKIS; this is encoded by the coding sequence ATGACGGAACGCCCCGCAGCACCCAAAGCGAAGAATCGCGCCGAAGCGGCGGCGGAACGTCCACGCATGGGCGGCCCGCGGCAGATCGCGGACCTGATGCCCGACATCGGGCGGGCGGCTTTCCGCAAGTTCGGTTTCGTGCAGTCGAGCGTCGTCACCCGCTGGGCGGAAATCGTGGGGCCGCATTATGCGGATATTTCCGTCCCCGAATCGATTCGCTTCCCGGTGGGGCAGAAAGCGGGCGGGACGCTGCAACTGACGGTCATGAGCGGCCATGCGCCGATGATGCAGCATGTGATGCCCGACATCATCGAGCGGGTGAACCGCTTCTTCGGCTATAATGCCGTCGCGAAGGTCGCGATGAAGCAGGGGCAGGTGCGGCCCGCCAAGCCGGAACGCCGCCCGCCGCCGCGCAACCTGAAGCCCCTGCCTATGGAACTGGGCGATTCGCTGCGGGACATTGGCGACCCGGAATTGCGCGCGGTGCTCGAATCGCTGGCGCAGGGGATTGCCAATACGAGCGGATTGCCCAAGATCAGCTAG
- a CDS encoding thioredoxin domain-containing protein, giving the protein MNKIRLLALSLLAIPAAALAAPNWVGHVALSPIGGHVLGNPAAPTKLVEYVSYTCSHCAHFVAEASQPLRERYVKGGKFSVEVRNAVRDKYDLAAALLARCGGAKRFFGNHEALFANQDAWMDKLTVYDKNGAARPADQKAALREIGQKTGLYALMNKRGFTNAQLDGCINDPASMKQVLAMTDEAWNKVKISGTPSFTINGTLVQGSDWMRLQAALPDAPQ; this is encoded by the coding sequence ATGAACAAGATTCGTCTGCTTGCCCTTAGCCTGCTCGCTATTCCCGCCGCGGCCCTCGCTGCGCCCAATTGGGTCGGCCATGTCGCGCTGTCGCCCATTGGCGGGCATGTGCTGGGCAATCCCGCCGCGCCCACGAAGCTGGTCGAATATGTGAGCTACACATGCAGCCACTGCGCGCATTTCGTGGCGGAAGCCAGCCAGCCGCTGCGCGAACGCTATGTGAAGGGCGGCAAGTTCAGCGTCGAAGTCCGCAACGCCGTGCGCGACAAATATGATCTGGCGGCCGCTTTGCTGGCGCGATGCGGCGGGGCGAAACGCTTTTTCGGCAATCATGAGGCGCTGTTCGCCAATCAGGACGCATGGATGGACAAGCTGACCGTCTATGACAAGAATGGCGCGGCCAGGCCCGCCGACCAGAAGGCCGCGCTGCGCGAGATCGGGCAGAAGACCGGCCTCTATGCCCTGATGAACAAGCGCGGCTTCACCAATGCCCAGCTTGACGGGTGCATCAACGATCCCGCTTCGATGAAGCAGGTGCTGGCGATGACCGACGAGGCATGGAACAAGGTGAAAATCAGCGGCACGCCGTCCTTCACCATCAACGGCACGCTGGTGCAAGGGTCGGACTGGATGCGCTTACAGGCTGCATTGCCCGACGCGCCGCAGTGA
- a CDS encoding thioredoxin domain-containing protein: MKALHGIALIALSLTLAACGGKTDESAKPTGEPIAAVAAPAGTSWADTVNETPDGYFVMGNPDAKLKLVEYGSFTCSHCRDFSAEASEEIRNIVNTGKMSYEFRTFVRDPIDISTALLAACGGKDVFYPLSEQFFANQNAMFEKAQALGDDKYQQLMSAPPQQRFGQLAGALGLVDFAKQRGISEDQAKQCLANTAAAEKLAKGVQAANEQYKIEGTPSFLINGVLVDNVANWASLQPKLKEAGI; the protein is encoded by the coding sequence GTGAAAGCCCTGCATGGCATTGCCCTTATCGCCCTTTCCCTGACGCTGGCCGCCTGTGGCGGGAAGACGGATGAAAGCGCCAAGCCCACCGGCGAACCGATCGCCGCCGTCGCCGCACCCGCCGGAACAAGCTGGGCCGACACCGTCAACGAAACGCCTGACGGCTATTTCGTCATGGGCAACCCGGACGCCAAGCTGAAGCTGGTGGAATATGGATCGTTCACCTGTTCGCACTGCCGCGACTTTTCCGCCGAGGCGTCGGAGGAAATCCGCAACATCGTGAACACCGGCAAGATGAGTTACGAGTTCCGCACCTTCGTGCGCGATCCCATCGACATTTCGACGGCCCTGTTGGCGGCGTGTGGCGGCAAGGACGTATTCTACCCGCTGTCGGAGCAGTTCTTCGCCAATCAGAATGCGATGTTCGAAAAGGCGCAGGCGCTGGGCGACGACAAATATCAGCAGTTGATGAGCGCGCCGCCGCAACAGCGTTTCGGCCAGCTGGCGGGCGCCCTTGGGCTGGTGGACTTCGCCAAGCAGCGCGGCATTTCGGAAGATCAGGCGAAACAGTGCCTTGCCAACACCGCTGCGGCCGAAAAGCTGGCCAAGGGCGTGCAGGCCGCCAATGAGCAATATAAGATCGAGGGAACCCCCAGCTTCCTCATCAACGGCGTTCTGGTGGACAATGTGGCGAATTGGGCATCGTTGCAGCCCAAGCTGAAAGAAGCGGGGATCTGA
- a CDS encoding chromosome segregation SMC family protein has product MQIKRLKLSGFKSFVDATELRIEPGLTGIVGPNGCGKSNLLEAIRWVMGESSAKSMRGGGMEDVIFAGTASRPQRDFAEVSLLTVQEQGELFSAVDVGADGELEVTRRIERGAGSAYRANGRDVRAKDIALIFADAATGAHSPALVSQGRIAAVIAARPQERRAMLEEAAGIAGLHVRRKDAEQKLRAAEGNLTRLDEILADMESRAGSLRRQAKAAERYIRLSEQIRVAEARVIFARWREASASADAARTEAKQAEGAVVAAHEAQIAAAAHAQAAVEALAERRSAAQAARDAANEAGHRLNALKSERDGVVRRMHDLATQARQLEEDREREGTLAHDAAEAMARLTEEVATLKARIAGTEAIIPDFAARIGKAEDAARDAEVELARAMAKQAGEQAELRVAEAALAAAQGRLDRAEREVTKLEAEVDALPDAAPLEAKRAEALAAQEQAGRDRDAAEAVIAGADAERQAASEARAEADTALSSTRAALAALDSEAAALRRAVESGAGGKSRALDRLKAAPGYEHALAAALGDDLEAPIGTEGPRFWGGAAPAAGDPAMPEGCTPLAGHVTAPPELARRLAQVAVAERDAGQALAVGQRLVTRDGKLRRWDGYVATQGGAAAAERLIRLNRLDAIAAVRPAADRAVEAARAAQGDAQAREQAAALALASGRAALSEAEQRLRTALRAADETGTALERLAGRREGIEERLTVARRDRDAAAQERQTAQAARAAMPDGEETHALVASLSQASEKARAAVSQLQADRALADRALSGDRERMAAAEADAKSWQSRAGEAGKRIAAMTKRGEDVAAEQARMAQEPERLADAIAALTEQGAALTEASDAARKAEAEAEATLRTAERRASEAGEALAAAREARATAVARAEAADERRIETNRLSGERFECPPPVLPERLGFASADIRIAQTEQAEHDRLSAERERIGPVNLVAAQELEELDATQAKSRAESEELAQAIHRLRGSIGSLNREGRQRLLAAFEAVDGHFRQLFTTLFNGGQAHLELIDSDDPLEAGLEIMAQPPGKRLSALTLLSGGEQALTAVALIFGLFLTNPAPICVLDEVDAPLDDANVERFCDMLDAMVRQTRTRYLIVTHNAVTMARMHRLFGVTMVERGVSRLVSVSLGGAEALLAAE; this is encoded by the coding sequence GTGCAGATAAAGCGCCTCAAGCTGTCCGGCTTCAAGAGCTTCGTCGACGCAACGGAGCTGCGGATCGAGCCGGGCCTGACCGGCATCGTCGGCCCCAATGGCTGCGGCAAGTCCAACCTGCTGGAAGCGATCCGCTGGGTCATGGGCGAATCCAGTGCCAAGTCGATGCGCGGCGGCGGCATGGAGGATGTGATCTTCGCGGGCACCGCCAGCCGCCCGCAGCGCGATTTCGCCGAAGTGTCGCTGCTGACCGTGCAGGAACAGGGCGAGCTTTTTTCCGCCGTCGATGTGGGGGCGGACGGCGAACTGGAAGTCACCCGCCGGATCGAACGGGGGGCGGGCAGCGCCTATCGCGCCAATGGGCGCGACGTGCGGGCCAAGGACATCGCCCTCATCTTCGCCGATGCCGCCACCGGGGCGCATAGTCCCGCGCTGGTGAGCCAGGGGCGCATCGCCGCCGTCATCGCCGCGCGCCCGCAGGAACGCCGGGCCATGCTGGAGGAAGCGGCGGGGATCGCGGGCCTGCATGTGCGGCGCAAGGATGCCGAACAGAAGCTGCGCGCCGCCGAGGGCAACCTGACCCGGCTGGACGAGATATTGGCGGACATGGAGAGCCGCGCGGGCAGCCTGCGGCGGCAGGCCAAGGCGGCGGAACGCTATATCCGGCTGTCGGAACAGATCCGCGTGGCCGAGGCGCGGGTGATTTTCGCCCGCTGGCGCGAGGCGAGCGCGAGCGCCGACGCGGCGCGGACCGAGGCGAAGCAGGCGGAAGGCGCGGTCGTGGCGGCGCATGAAGCGCAGATAGCGGCGGCGGCCCACGCGCAGGCCGCGGTGGAGGCTCTGGCGGAACGGCGTTCCGCCGCGCAGGCGGCGCGCGATGCGGCCAATGAGGCGGGGCACAGGCTCAACGCGCTCAAGAGCGAGCGGGACGGTGTGGTGCGGCGGATGCACGACCTTGCCACGCAGGCGCGGCAGTTGGAGGAAGATCGCGAGCGCGAGGGGACGCTGGCCCATGACGCGGCGGAGGCGATGGCGCGGCTGACCGAGGAAGTCGCGACGCTCAAGGCGCGTATTGCCGGGACGGAAGCGATCATCCCCGACTTTGCAGCCCGGATCGGCAAAGCGGAGGACGCGGCGCGCGACGCCGAAGTGGAATTGGCAAGGGCGATGGCCAAACAGGCGGGCGAGCAAGCTGAACTGCGCGTGGCCGAGGCAGCCCTGGCGGCGGCGCAGGGGCGGCTGGACCGGGCAGAACGCGAGGTAACGAAGCTGGAAGCAGAGGTCGATGCCCTGCCCGACGCCGCGCCGCTGGAAGCGAAGCGCGCCGAGGCGCTGGCCGCGCAGGAACAGGCCGGGCGGGATCGCGATGCCGCCGAAGCTGTGATTGCGGGGGCCGATGCGGAGCGGCAGGCGGCGAGCGAGGCGCGAGCGGAGGCGGATACCGCCTTGTCATCCACGCGGGCCGCTTTGGCGGCGCTGGATAGCGAGGCGGCGGCGCTGAGGCGTGCGGTGGAGAGCGGCGCGGGCGGGAAAAGCCGGGCGCTGGATCGGCTGAAGGCCGCGCCGGGTTATGAACATGCGCTGGCGGCGGCGCTGGGCGACGATCTGGAAGCGCCGATCGGGACGGAGGGGCCGCGATTCTGGGGCGGGGCCGCCCCGGCCGCAGGTGATCCTGCCATGCCGGAGGGATGCACGCCGCTTGCCGGTCATGTGACCGCGCCGCCGGAACTGGCGCGGCGGCTGGCGCAGGTCGCCGTGGCGGAGCGTGACGCGGGGCAGGCGCTGGCCGTGGGGCAGAGGCTGGTGACGCGGGACGGAAAGCTGCGGCGCTGGGACGGCTATGTCGCGACGCAGGGCGGCGCGGCGGCGGCGGAGCGGCTGATCCGGCTCAACCGGCTGGACGCGATTGCGGCGGTCCGCCCGGCAGCGGACAGGGCTGTCGAGGCGGCGCGGGCGGCGCAGGGCGACGCGCAGGCGCGCGAGCAGGCGGCGGCGCTGGCGCTGGCGTCCGGGCGGGCGGCTCTGAGCGAGGCGGAGCAGCGGTTGCGGACAGCCCTGCGCGCGGCGGACGAGACCGGGACGGCGCTGGAAAGGCTGGCCGGGCGGCGTGAAGGCATTGAGGAGCGGCTGACGGTCGCGCGGCGGGATCGCGATGCGGCGGCGCAGGAACGGCAAACGGCGCAGGCGGCGCGGGCCGCCATGCCCGATGGCGAGGAAACCCACGCTCTGGTCGCCAGCCTGTCGCAGGCGAGCGAAAAGGCGCGGGCCGCGGTCAGCCAGTTGCAGGCCGACCGGGCGTTGGCCGACAGGGCGCTGAGCGGCGACCGCGAACGCATGGCGGCGGCGGAGGCCGATGCGAAAAGCTGGCAATCCCGTGCGGGCGAGGCCGGGAAGCGCATCGCGGCGATGACGAAACGCGGCGAGGATGTGGCCGCCGAGCAGGCGCGGATGGCGCAGGAGCCGGAGCGGCTGGCAGACGCGATTGCCGCATTGACGGAGCAAGGCGCGGCGCTGACGGAGGCGTCCGACGCCGCGCGCAAGGCCGAGGCCGAGGCCGAGGCGACGCTGCGGACCGCCGAACGGCGGGCGAGCGAGGCCGGGGAAGCGCTGGCGGCGGCGCGGGAAGCGCGGGCCACGGCAGTGGCGCGGGCCGAGGCGGCGGACGAGCGGCGCATCGAGACCAACCGCCTGTCGGGCGAGCGGTTCGAATGTCCACCGCCGGTGCTGCCCGAGCGGCTGGGCTTTGCCAGCGCCGACATTCGCATCGCCCAGACCGAACAGGCCGAGCATGATCGCCTGTCCGCCGAGCGCGAGCGGATCGGGCCGGTCAATCTGGTCGCGGCGCAGGAACTGGAAGAGCTGGACGCCACGCAGGCGAAGAGCCGGGCCGAGAGCGAGGAACTGGCCCAGGCGATCCATCGCCTGCGCGGCTCCATCGGCAGCCTCAATCGCGAGGGGCGGCAAAGGCTGCTGGCCGCGTTCGAGGCGGTGGACGGGCATTTCCGGCAGCTTTTCACGACGCTGTTCAACGGCGGGCAGGCGCATCTGGAACTGATCGACAGCGACGATCCGCTGGAGGCGGGGCTGGAAATCATGGCGCAGCCGCCGGGCAAGAGGCTGTCCGCGCTGACGCTGCTGTCGGGCGGCGAGCAGGCGCTCACCGCCGTGGCGCTGATCTTCGGGCTGTTCCTCACCAATCCCGCGCCGATCTGCGTGCTGGACGAGGTGGACGCGCCGCTCGACGACGCCAATGTGGAGCGTTTCTGCGACATGCTGGACGCGATGGTGCGGCAGACGCGGACACGCTATCTGATCGTCACCCATAATGCCGTCACCATGGCGCGGATGCACCGGCTGTTCGGCGTGACCATGGTGGAGCGCGGCGTCAGCCGCCTGGTGTCGGTCAGCCTGGGCGGCGCGGAGGCTTTGCTGGCGGCGGAGTAG
- a CDS encoding phospholipase D-like domain-containing protein, which yields MSAPTQGQDCWRIARATQASVIIDADAYFRHARAAMLKATKRIMLIGWDFDARISLIREEDAKDGAPVIIGDFIRWLVERTPDLEIYLLRWDTGAFKSMLRPSNLLTTLRWMAHPRITVKLDSHHPVGASHHQKIVVIDDCFAFCGGIDMTADRWDTRHHRDDDPGRRHPDGTSYGPWHDATTALKGPVAAALGDHSRARWKGAGGDDLPPVEGVDDCWPDALPVQFRDVDVAIARTAPEMDDQPPVKEIERLYVNQIAAARRCIYAESQYFASRRIAEALAARLGDPDGPEIVIVNPQQADGWLEQQAMDTARARLFEALKARDTYNRLRLYHPFTARGEPIYVHAKILIADDRLIRVGSSNMNNRSLGLDTECDMSIDTALPANDGQQATIAAIRDDLIAEHLDLPKERVSVLIAERGLIAAIEELRTKAGRTLRPYETPNLNDVQQWLADNEVLDPENPDEMFEPVTQRGLFRRIEHWVRRD from the coding sequence ATGAGCGCCCCGACCCAGGGCCAGGATTGCTGGCGCATCGCCCGCGCCACCCAGGCCAGCGTCATCATCGACGCAGACGCCTATTTCCGCCACGCCCGCGCCGCGATGCTGAAAGCGACGAAGCGGATCATGCTGATCGGCTGGGATTTCGACGCCCGCATCAGCCTCATCCGCGAGGAGGATGCGAAGGACGGCGCGCCTGTCATCATCGGCGATTTCATCCGCTGGCTGGTGGAACGCACGCCGGACCTCGAAATCTACCTGCTCCGCTGGGACACCGGCGCGTTCAAGTCGATGCTGCGCCCGTCCAACCTGCTGACGACGCTGCGCTGGATGGCGCATCCCCGCATCACCGTGAAGCTGGACAGCCATCATCCGGTCGGCGCGTCCCATCATCAGAAGATCGTGGTGATCGACGATTGCTTCGCTTTCTGCGGCGGCATCGACATGACCGCCGACCGCTGGGACACGCGCCACCATCGCGACGACGATCCGGGCCGCAGGCATCCCGACGGCACGTCCTATGGCCCGTGGCACGATGCGACGACCGCGCTCAAGGGGCCGGTGGCGGCCGCGCTGGGCGATCACAGCCGCGCCCGCTGGAAGGGGGCGGGGGGCGACGACCTGCCGCCGGTCGAGGGCGTGGACGATTGCTGGCCTGACGCGCTTCCCGTCCAGTTCCGTGACGTGGATGTCGCCATCGCCCGCACTGCGCCGGAAATGGACGACCAGCCGCCGGTGAAGGAGATCGAACGGCTCTACGTCAACCAGATCGCGGCCGCCAGACGTTGCATCTACGCCGAAAGCCAGTATTTCGCTTCCCGCCGCATCGCCGAAGCCCTTGCGGCGCGGCTGGGCGATCCGGATGGCCCGGAAATCGTCATCGTCAACCCGCAGCAGGCTGACGGCTGGCTGGAACAACAGGCGATGGACACTGCCCGCGCCCGCCTGTTCGAGGCTTTGAAGGCGCGCGATACCTACAATCGCCTGCGCCTCTATCATCCCTTCACCGCGCGTGGCGAGCCGATCTATGTCCATGCCAAGATTCTGATCGCCGACGACCGCCTGATCCGCGTCGGCTCCTCCAACATGAACAATCGTTCGCTTGGCCTCGACACCGAATGCGACATGTCAATCGACACGGCGCTTCCCGCCAATGACGGTCAGCAGGCGACGATCGCCGCCATCCGCGACGACCTTATCGCGGAGCATCTCGACCTGCCGAAAGAGCGCGTCTCCGTCCTCATTGCCGAGCGCGGCCTGATCGCGGCGATAGAGGAATTGCGGACCAAGGCGGGCCGCACCCTGCGTCCCTATGAAACGCCCAATCTCAACGACGTGCAGCAATGGCTGGCCGACAATGAAGTGCTGGACCCGGAAAATCCCGACGAGATGTTCGAGCCGGTCACGCAGCGCGGCCTGTTCCGCCGCATCGAACATTGGGTGCGCCGCGATTGA
- the ubiA gene encoding 4-hydroxybenzoate octaprenyltransferase, translated as MEQIVPDSEARGLVARLPALPRALALLARLDRPIGWWLLFWPGAWSVALAGGARQWPLILWLLVGSIAMRGAGCVFNDIVDRDLDRKVARTAARPLASGAVSLKAAWVWLLALCLIGLAVLLQLRLYAQVVALASLALVAAYPFMKRITGWPQLWLGLVFSWAALVGWSEVAGSLTLPGLLLYAGTIFWVVGYDTIYALQDREDDALIGIGSSALSMGRHVRGGVTLCYLLALALWSAAIWQVRPQLLALIALLPMAAHLLWQVGTLREDGADPLVKFRSNRFAGLLMFLACLVVGNA; from the coding sequence GTGGAACAGATCGTCCCCGACAGCGAAGCCCGCGGCCTCGTCGCGCGCCTGCCCGCCCTGCCGCGCGCGCTGGCGCTGCTGGCGCGGCTGGACCGGCCGATCGGCTGGTGGCTGCTGTTCTGGCCGGGCGCGTGGAGCGTGGCTCTGGCCGGCGGCGCGCGGCAATGGCCGCTGATCCTCTGGCTGCTGGTCGGCAGCATCGCCATGCGCGGTGCGGGCTGCGTCTTCAACGACATTGTCGACCGCGATCTCGACCGGAAGGTCGCCCGCACAGCCGCGCGTCCGTTGGCGAGCGGCGCGGTGTCGCTGAAAGCCGCATGGGTCTGGCTCCTCGCGCTCTGCCTCATCGGCCTCGCCGTCCTGCTGCAACTGCGCCTTTACGCGCAGGTCGTGGCGCTGGCCTCGCTCGCCCTCGTCGCGGCCTATCCCTTCATGAAGCGGATCACCGGATGGCCGCAGCTATGGCTCGGCCTCGTCTTTTCCTGGGCCGCGCTCGTCGGCTGGAGCGAGGTGGCGGGATCGCTCACCCTGCCGGGCCTTCTGCTCTATGCTGGAACCATTTTCTGGGTCGTGGGCTATGACACCATCTATGCGCTGCAGGACCGGGAGGATGACGCGTTGATCGGCATAGGCTCCAGCGCGCTGTCCATGGGCCGCCATGTGCGGGGCGGGGTGACGCTCTGCTATCTTCTCGCGCTCGCATTGTGGAGCGCCGCCATCTGGCAGGTCCGGCCGCAATTGCTGGCGCTCATCGCACTCCTCCCCATGGCCGCGCATCTGCTCTGGCAGGTCGGCACCTTGAGGGAGGATGGCGCGGACCCGCTCGTCAAATTCCGTTCCAACCGTTTCGCCGGACTGCTCATGTTCCTGGCCTGCCTCGTGGTCGGCAACGCATGA
- a CDS encoding 16S rRNA (uracil(1498)-N(3))-methyltransferase, with amino-acid sequence MTATPAWPPQSAPRLYVETPLGEGAAVPVEGNAAHYLIGVMRVKPDDVVLLFDGRSGEWAARARDIRKRDLVLVCETRTRPLEHVPDFWLCCAPIKKGRIDLIAEKACELGTAKLQPVLTRRAVVDRLNLDRLRAHLVEAAEQCGRTALPELGEMVKLDALLREWPDDRWLFFADETGGAPLEQALRAHPGPAAFLIGPEGGFDPSEREAIRAVAKAVPVSLGPRILRAETAAIAATSAWMALNGDWQ; translated from the coding sequence ATGACCGCAACCCCCGCATGGCCGCCGCAAAGCGCGCCGCGCCTCTATGTCGAAACGCCGCTGGGCGAAGGGGCCGCTGTGCCGGTGGAGGGCAATGCGGCCCATTATCTGATCGGCGTGATGCGGGTGAAACCGGACGATGTGGTGCTGCTGTTCGACGGGCGGTCTGGCGAATGGGCGGCGCGGGCGCGCGACATTCGCAAGCGCGATCTGGTGCTGGTCTGCGAGACGCGGACCAGGCCGCTGGAACATGTGCCCGATTTCTGGCTGTGCTGCGCGCCGATCAAGAAGGGGCGCATCGACCTGATCGCCGAAAAAGCGTGCGAACTGGGCACGGCGAAGCTGCAACCGGTGCTGACGCGGCGGGCGGTGGTGGACAGGCTAAACCTCGACCGGCTGCGCGCGCATCTGGTGGAGGCGGCGGAGCAATGCGGGCGGACAGCGCTACCGGAGCTTGGGGAGATGGTGAAGCTGGACGCGCTGCTGCGCGAATGGCCGGATGATCGCTGGCTGTTCTTCGCGGACGAGACGGGCGGCGCGCCTTTGGAGCAGGCTTTGCGGGCGCATCCCGGGCCGGCCGCTTTCCTGATCGGGCCGGAGGGCGGATTCGATCCGAGTGAGCGCGAAGCGATCCGCGCCGTGGCGAAAGCCGTTCCCGTCTCGCTTGGCCCGCGCATCCTGCGCGCGGAGACGGCCGCCATCGCCGCGACATCGGCGTGGATGGCGCTGAATGGGGATTGGCAATAG